The Prevotella sp. oral taxon 299 str. F0039 genome has a segment encoding these proteins:
- the cls gene encoding cardiolipin synthase codes for MIYINTLFLLFYLSIIIATMITIIMDNRQPTKTMAWILVLVFLPIVGIVLYIFFGQNIRKERFISQRSLNKLSKQTMFEYIEQQNLRLPPAHSALIQFFQSQNMAFPFKDNEAEIYTSGHDFILSLLKEIGSAQHHIHLVSYIFEDDALGNLVADALIDKARQGVEVRLIYDDVGCWKMKNKFWQRIRNEGVEVYGFMPVHFPVFTSRINYRNHRKLCVIDGKTAFIGGMNIALRYLKGTKKMQWRDTHMKVVGGGVYGIQRAFLIDWYFVSQTLLTSSVYYPPLSNSISNECIAQVVTGSPVSVWPDIMQGFIRIILEAKHYVYIETPYFLPTEPFMAALTNAALSGVDVRLLIPTQSDALITSLATRSYIPEALEAGVKVFLYQKGFNHSKLLVCDDSLCTCGSTNIDFRSFENNFESNIIFYDSKMAKRMKDIFMEDENNSILVVDYIANKKRAFAVRLWESILRLLSPLL; via the coding sequence ATGATTTATATAAACACTCTTTTTTTATTATTTTACCTAAGCATTATCATTGCAACAATGATAACGATTATAATGGATAACAGACAACCAACCAAAACAATGGCGTGGATTTTGGTGCTTGTTTTCTTACCCATTGTTGGCATTGTGCTGTATATCTTCTTCGGACAGAACATTAGAAAAGAGCGGTTTATAAGTCAACGAAGCCTCAACAAACTATCAAAACAAACTATGTTCGAGTATATCGAACAGCAAAACCTGCGTCTTCCGCCCGCCCATTCGGCTTTAATACAATTCTTTCAAAGCCAAAACATGGCGTTTCCGTTTAAAGATAACGAAGCAGAAATTTATACTTCGGGACACGATTTCATTTTGTCTTTATTAAAAGAGATAGGCTCTGCCCAACATCATATTCATCTTGTGAGTTATATTTTTGAAGATGATGCACTGGGAAATCTCGTTGCCGATGCCCTAATTGATAAGGCTCGACAAGGTGTCGAAGTGCGTTTGATATACGATGATGTGGGTTGTTGGAAGATGAAAAACAAGTTTTGGCAACGCATTCGCAATGAGGGTGTAGAGGTATATGGTTTTATGCCTGTGCATTTCCCTGTGTTTACAAGTAGGATAAACTATCGAAATCACCGCAAGTTGTGCGTTATTGATGGCAAAACTGCCTTTATTGGCGGTATGAACATTGCCTTACGCTACCTAAAAGGCACAAAAAAGATGCAGTGGAGAGACACCCATATGAAAGTAGTTGGAGGCGGTGTGTATGGCATTCAACGTGCATTCTTAATAGATTGGTATTTTGTTTCCCAAACACTTCTCACCTCTTCGGTTTATTATCCACCACTTTCAAACAGTATTAGCAACGAGTGTATAGCTCAAGTGGTAACTGGTAGTCCTGTAAGTGTATGGCCCGACATCATGCAAGGCTTTATTCGTATCATCTTAGAAGCCAAACATTATGTTTATATTGAAACGCCTTACTTTCTTCCTACCGAGCCTTTTATGGCAGCATTAACAAATGCTGCACTCTCAGGAGTTGATGTTCGACTACTTATTCCTACCCAATCTGATGCGCTCATCACGTCTTTAGCCACTCGTTCTTACATACCCGAAGCACTCGAAGCTGGCGTAAAAGTATTCTTATACCAAAAGGGGTTTAACCATTCTAAACTGCTTGTATGCGACGATAGTTTATGCACATGTGGCAGTACGAATATTGATTTCAGAAGTTTTGAAAACAATTTCGAATCAAATATTATTTTTTACGACTCGAAAATGGCAAAAAGAATGAAAGATATATTTATGGAAGACGAGAACAATAGTATTTTGGTGGTTGATTATATTGCCAACAAAAAGCGTGCGTTTGCCGTGCGTTTATGGGAGTCTATCTTGCGTTTACTGTCGCCATTACTCTAA
- the lpxB gene encoding lipid-A-disaccharide synthase, whose protein sequence is MKYYIIVGEASGDLHASHLMAALKKVDANASFRFIGGDLMIKEGGECLQHYQTMAYMGFVPVLLNLRTILNNMKQCKKDIVSWNPDVVILVDYPGFNLDIAKFLKRNTNIPAFYYISPKIWAWKEWRIKAIKRDIAELFSILPFEVSFFEKKHNYPIHYVGNPTADEVRLFRNNYQDDFNTFATTHSLPNNKPIIALLAGSRKQEIKDNLPAMIQAASAFNDYQMVLAGAPSIDKSYYLPFIEGHNVTLIENSTYALLSHATAALVTSGTATLETALFNVPQVVCYKTPIPPVIRFAFNHIIKVKYISLVNLILDKEAVAELFADRFVVSDIQKELQSLLIGGDKREEMLNNYEQLHAILGEEVAHDNAARIIFKILNDKTKQKKEE, encoded by the coding sequence ATGAAATACTATATTATCGTTGGAGAAGCATCGGGAGACCTACACGCATCTCACCTTATGGCTGCCCTAAAAAAAGTTGATGCCAATGCTTCTTTTCGCTTTATCGGTGGAGATTTGATGATAAAAGAAGGCGGAGAATGTCTTCAACACTATCAAACCATGGCGTATATGGGCTTTGTTCCCGTGTTATTAAATCTTAGAACCATTCTAAACAACATGAAACAATGCAAGAAAGATATTGTTTCGTGGAACCCAGATGTAGTTATTTTGGTAGATTATCCAGGCTTTAACCTCGACATCGCAAAGTTTTTAAAGCGCAATACCAATATTCCTGCATTCTATTACATATCTCCCAAGATATGGGCATGGAAAGAATGGCGCATAAAAGCCATTAAACGAGATATTGCCGAGCTGTTTTCTATCTTGCCTTTCGAGGTCTCTTTTTTCGAAAAGAAGCACAACTACCCCATTCACTACGTTGGGAACCCCACCGCAGACGAGGTCCGTTTATTTAGAAACAACTATCAAGATGATTTCAATACCTTTGCAACCACCCACTCTTTGCCTAACAACAAGCCCATTATTGCGTTGTTAGCAGGAAGTAGAAAGCAAGAAATTAAAGACAATTTGCCTGCTATGATACAGGCTGCGAGTGCTTTTAACGACTATCAAATGGTGCTTGCGGGTGCGCCTTCGATTGATAAAAGCTATTATTTACCCTTTATCGAGGGGCACAATGTAACCCTAATAGAAAACAGCACCTATGCACTTTTAAGTCATGCAACGGCAGCTTTGGTTACAAGTGGAACGGCAACGCTCGAAACTGCCTTATTTAATGTACCACAAGTGGTGTGCTACAAAACCCCAATTCCACCCGTCATTCGTTTCGCTTTTAATCACATCATTAAAGTAAAGTATATCTCTTTGGTGAATCTTATTCTCGACAAAGAAGCTGTTGCAGAGCTATTTGCTGACCGATTTGTGGTGAGTGACATTCAGAAAGAATTACAATCGCTTTTAATTGGAGGCGATAAACGTGAGGAAATGCTTAACAACTACGAGCAGTTGCACGCTATTTTAGGCGAAGAAGTGGCACACGACAATGCCGCTCGCATTATATTTAAGATTTTAAACGATAAGACGAAGCAGAAAAAGGAGGAATAA